CAATCTCCTTGGGCTCCTCAGCAGCGGGTGCCTCCGCGACGGACTCTTCGACAGCAGACTCCTTAGCAGGCTCCTCAACAGGTACGGGCTCCTCAGCGGTGGGCTCTTCAGTCGAAGTCTCAACAGTTGGTTCCTGGACGGTCTCGGGCTCCTTGGTAGGCTCCTCCACAGGGGCATCAGGAGTGGCCTCAGGCTCCTCCTTGGTGGCGTCAACACTGAGGGTCTCATCAACAGGCTCCTCAGCGGTCTCAACCTTTTCGGCGGGAGTTGCTTTCGTAATAACAGCTTCGGCAGCCGGGGCTTCCGTTGCGGGCTCCGCAGTCGGTTTGGGGGTCTCCTCGACAGGCGCCGCGGGGGTAGGTTCCTCTGCAGCTTCAGTCACTGGCTCTTCCTTCACTGCCTCAACAGCAGGCTCAGCAACCAGCTCCTGCTTCTCCTCGGCCGGGGCCTCAGCAGTGACCTCAGCAACGGGCTCAGCAGTCTCCTGCTTTTCCTCGACAGAAGCTTCAGCAGCGGGCTCTTGCGTAGCAGGTTCAACAACAGGTTCGGCGACCGGCTCCTGCTTCTCTTCCACAGGAGCTTCGGCAACGGGTTCCTCCTTCACTGCTTCGACAACAGGATCGTCCTGCTTCTCCTCGACAGGAGCTTCCGCTGCGGGTTCTTCAGCAACAGCTTCCTCCTTAACTGGTTCAGCAGCTTCTTCGGCGGCAGGGGCAGATTCCTTGGCCACAGGCTCTTCCGGCTTCCGCTCCTGAACAGGCTCCTTAGCGGCCGGTGCCTCTGCAACGGGCTCAGTCGATCCCTCCTTTGTAGGTTCAGCCTCGACAGGCTCCTCTGCAACAGGCTTCTCTTCAGGAGCAGGAGTGGGTTCGTCCTCCTTGGTTTCTTCGACAGACTCAGCAGGGGCCTCTGTCTCAGTCGTAGGTTCTTCAGCGGCGGGCTCCTCGACCTTGGCGGCGGGCTCCTCAGCAGGAGTCTCTTCAACAGGAGCTTCCTTCACGGGCTCCTCAGCAACAGGTGCTTGCAAAGGCTCCTCCTTGGCCTCGGTGGATGGTTCCTCGACGGTTTCCACCTTGACGTCGTCAGCCTCCTTCACGGGCTCCTCGACCTCAGCGGCAGCCGGTTCCTGAGCAGTCTCAGGCTCAGCGGCAGCCTCCGTAGCCGCTGCGGGCTCCTCAACTGCGGGGGTCTCTTCCTTGGTGGGAGCTTCGACAGATGTAGCCGACTCAATGGGCTCCTGTGCCGGTTCCTCAATCGCCAGCTCTGCAGCGGGAGCCTCCGTGGCGGGCTTCTCCTCAGCAATGGCCTTCTCAGCTGGCTCTTCAGCAGCAGGTTCCTCAGCGGTGGGAGCTTCGATCGTCCCGTTGGTACTAGGTTCTTGGACCGGTTCAACAGCGGGTTCCTGGGCGGGTTCCTCAGCAGCTGGCGCCTCTGTTCCATTGGTAGTAGACTCGACGGTTTCCGTGACAGGCTCTTCCGAAGCGGCCTCTTCCGTGTGAACACCGTTGGTACCGTTTGTTGTGGGCACTTCTTCGGCCGGAACCTCCGGAACTTCCTCAGAGTGGCCATTCTCCACCGGTTTTGTCTCTTCCACCGGTTCCGCCTCTGTGCCGTTGGGACGGTTGGAACCGTTTCTTTGGACCTCGGGTTCGGAAACAGATTTTTCACCGTTTGTCATGggctcttcttcagcagcCAGGTCCCCGACATTCAGCACGTTCACAATGCCATTGTCACCGGATACTACAGTAGAGAAGAATCAATTAGCTTCTGTGCCCATTTTCCTCTGAaggcttttcttttttactcTGGAAAAATCTTACCCTGCTTCGCACCCTCATCATGAAACCAAACAGcatcctccccctccccctcgCAGAACCGATACTGATACTGGCCCGGAGACAGCTTCATCTTGCGTGAGTAAATCCAGTCCTCGCTCTGTGGGGGCCGCTTGACGGTCAACTTGACGGGCTGCCATTGCGGGTTGGTAAAGGTACCAGCGAGGTAAAGAGGAATGGAATCGGAGGAGCGATGGAGGGCAATAGTGacgttttcttttttagcGGCCATGATAGATGATTGAGTCGAGTCGTGAGTTCGTAAGTCGTAAATCTCTATCAGTTGGGTTTCGGAGGTGGGTGGGTAAGGCGAAAAAAATTAAAACAAAACAGCAGATATGAACAAGATGGGTACTGTACAAAAGAGTAGGGATAGAGTGGTAGAGGATCCTCTCAGATAATTGAGAGGATAAATTGAGATGAGAGGAAGGTGTCAAAAGAACAAGAGGTGAAGgtgagaagaggaaagaattgttgttgttggaggGGTCCGGCGAAGATCTTCTCAGGTGACTTCGCAGCCCTCAGGCGTCAATCCCGTGACTCAGGCAGAAAATAGACAGCAGTTGCCCCAGAAATCATGCAAAATTGTGCAGTTCTAGCCTAAAATGCGGTGAAGCGAGAACGGGCATACATACATGAGGCGAGGCGAAAGTCGGTCAATAAAGCCTGTCGAGTCACGGCTTGTGTGCAGCTGCATCTCATTCGCTGTCCGATGCAGATTTTTCCTACGCATTACTAGTACTGACAGGTCTAGGATTCAATATTCGCACATAATGTACAGAGCACAGAGTCCTCGTAGTAGTAGAGCTGTCTCACTTCAATTGCTCTGATTTTTTCACTTTTCACATGAACTTTCATCGGATGATCAACACATTACCCGATTGGGCAAGATTGGTGAGGCTGTCCACTCGCCCGGCTGAAGCACAAAGGCAATTCTGAGTCTACTGCTTGTCATTGGGCTAAGATGAGGAGTCCTGCTGATTTGCCTTTCATTCTCTGTACTATTATCTTATCATAGCTGTGACACAAAGAGGCGGAATCCCCGGATGTCGtgctctgtacggagtatggtCTGTCGGTCAACAAGATCGAGGTACGCCCCTGCTTAATAGTAGCACGATTAAGTAGCATGAAGCATACCATAAGCCAATCAACAATCAATTCATCTACTCTCTCTCTCCCATTCGTTGCCGGCATTATCTCGCATCCTGCATGCGAGTTAAACACCAATGTCAAACAACGCGATCCGGAAAGCTTGATCAATCTTTGAGTCGACTTTTTTCTCCATTGGATCTGATAAACATCTTTATATTAAATATTGACTACTTGGTAGTATTAGAATTTCACCCACAATACCCAATTCCGACAAAATCCCCTCGCAACAACAAACGCCACCGTCGCTGCCAAATACATCACGCCTCCAAAGATAATCAATCCGCGATAACTCCCATGATCCCGTTCCTGAATCGCACCCGCGATCGGAATCCCAGTGAGAGTCCCGATACTCGAAATCGCAAAAGTCGTGCCGTTCCGCTTGCCCAAATCCTCTGTCTTGCATACTTGCGAGATACACACCGGCGTCAGACTGATCGCTGCGCCGCTCCAGAAGCCAAAGAGCACTGCGTAGCAGATAATCGCTGCTGTGTTGTCACCGGCTTTGAGCCAGAGCGCTAGTGTTAGGATGGAGCAGACCAAGGCCGTGCAGATCATCACATTGAATCGGCCTAGTTTGTCTGCTAGTAAGCCCGGGAGGAAGCGCCCGGGGATGGCGCCTAGGTTCAGCAATGCGATTAGAGCATAAGCGAGTGTGTCGTTCATGCCAATGTAGACGGCGTACGACGCAATGTATgtgatgggaatgaagaCGGCAAACTCGACCAGGAACACGGCCACTGTGGTCGATGCATAATGCACATCTTTAAGAGCTTTCAAGTCGACAGCACCACCGGCCTTTTTGTTCAAGGGAAGTCGGGTTCTGATTAGGAAACAGGCTGCCAGGCACAAAACGGCGCTGACTAGCGCAATGATCCGCATAGCCCAGGGGAAGCCAATCCTGGGCGCTGCGAAAAGGATGATTATCGGGAATATGACGCCCCCTAAGCCACCTGCAGTACAGGCGATGCCGGTTGCGAGTCCTCGGCGGATGTTGAACCAGTGACCGACGGCAGCTATGGCGGGTGTGAACAGCAGGCATGCAGAGAAGCCACCGAGGACACTGAACGAAAGGAAAATCTGGTAGTATTCTACTGCAGTTAGCCATGTACATGTGCAGGTGGAGATATAGATACGTACCTTTGCTGAAGCTGAGGCAGACCATTGCAACAACGATGCCAATTGACCCGGGAATAATGACATAGTTCGGTCCGTATGCATCGAAAATCGGGCCTAGCGCCATTCATGTCAGTGAGAGCATTCTAAAAACACCAAGCCATTAATCACTTACCCACTTGAGCTGAGCCGATATACAGAAAGAAACCATACGCGCCGTAAATCCAACCAATGCTGGACTCAGTATAATTGCTCAATTGATGACCAGCAGTCCAGGCATGCAGAATTCCCAAACTGTTCAAAAGCCCCATGGACGGGATCATTGCACACCACGACCCCAAGACGACCAGCCATGCTCGAAGACCGCCTTCAGGATATTTATCGTCTTCAATCACCGGTCCTGAAGCCTCCGCGGGAGTCGCGTCGCATTCTTTCGTGGTCATTGTCGCGATGCTGTTGGAGTATAAGAACAAATAGAAACGAACTCCTGAgagaatatatatattcaGCTCGATCCCGACTATGACACCATGGCGTGATCAGTGATTAGAAATCCACCATCCTGATTATCAAGGATGTTGCAGTTGTATTGCAGCCTTTTGCAGCTTCCAACCCTGAGTAGAAAAGATTTCCGTCCTAGGATGTCATTTTCTTGGCGTCGGATTTTCGATTTGTTGATGATACCGAGACCACTTCGGCGATGAGTTCGGCGAAGATATTGGTTGTCTGGATGTTAATATCGGATAGTCTACCGTATTCTGAAGTGAGCCCTTGTAGTAAATTAGACCGCATTAGTAGTCACAAGGCGCGTTAAAACGGTTTTATGTCATGTGACCCTAGCCAATCATAATGTACAGAAAAAGCATAGAGGTTGTAGGTCGGAGCGCCCCGCGCTAGCGCTCGGAGAGCCCCGGAACGCCCTTACCGAGTCCCGCTAAATCACATGATCCACAACACTGAGCGTGCCCCAAAATTACACCTTCTTTCTTATGTTGAAATCCTTCATCTGCCTAGTGCCTACACAATTGATATACAACCCCCCTTCCTGCCGTCATAATGCCTTCTACGCTTGCAGATGTGGTAAGGAAATATCAGCCATGCGTTTAAGAAGCACTTAACAAATGCATATTAATGAAAGAAGCCCGCGTACAAAGCCTATCTTGACCGTGTGCCCGCTGGAACCCTGTCGCTACCTCTGATTAAGGAGGTATGAATTAAATGTTACTGAGATGTTTGGAAGGTGCTAACAAGTGTTTAGGGAGAGAATGAGGAGACTATCATTCACGTTGATGAGCTGTTCTGTCGTGTGGAAGACTGTATTCGTGGAAAAGTAAGTTATTACCacttctttatttttttctAATGCTAAATATGTACTTAGAAAGCATTTCCTGGGACCAATGACCTGCGTTACCATGTGAAACACTATCATAATGTTAATGTTGCGCGTCCTGGAACCGGACGGCCAAAACCAGAGGCAGTGAAGGcagcagttagtaagtaTATTCTAAGTACTTCACAGGCACTTTGCAGGCACTTACAAAGGATAACAGAGTTTTTCAAGAATATTATTGAAGGCCCTCCTTCTGAGCCTGCCCCCAGCCCTTCAGAGTCCACTTCTCCTGAGCCTACCACACCCCCTGGCCATACCAAGCCGCCATTCCCTCTCACGAAGAAAGGCACTGTAAGTACATTCAAAGCGCTTGTTTTATACCTTTTTGATGTCTGATAAGTGCTTAGGTATCATGTGCTGCCATGCAACGTTGGTGCAAGGACAATGGCCATGCTGTTCCATGTCCTAGTTGTGCAGCGAAGGGATTGAGAGCAAAGGGTAAGTAAAAATATTTTTCTAAACGCTTGATATATGCTTATTAAGTGCTTAGACTGTTGCAAAAATGAGGGGCATTGTGATAACTTTAGTCTTTTTGACCCAAATTCACTTCCCACTGATGCAGAGTAATAGATCGCATTTGTATTAGATCTATTTACAGAATGGATGATCTATTAGCTAGATAAAGAAAGATTCATAAATCTAAATCAAAATATTAAGTTATTCTTTAGCAGATAGAAATTCAGTATAAGCTCAATACATATATTTTTGATAGCTAATAGACATATCATGATGGTATCACAACTAGACCACAGATCTGAGCTAACATTATTGAACCctttactgctttagtgATTCATAAGTACTTTAAGACTGCTCTTCTAGTAATTAAATATAACTAGTGGAGAGCAGTTATTAAGTGCCTATTAGTTGGTAATTCATCACATATTTTTAAACATTAAAAAAGCACTTTGAAAGTACATAGCAGACCTGAGTAATATTCTCTTTGCTATTTTTTGTATAATTCTCTCTCCCGTTCTAAATTCTGCAATTCAAGTTGTCGAACCTCAGCCTGTT
The sequence above is a segment of the Aspergillus chevalieri M1 DNA, chromosome 6, nearly complete sequence genome. Coding sequences within it:
- a CDS encoding uncharacterized protein (COG:S;~EggNog:ENOG410PYR8) encodes the protein MPSTLADVPAYKAYLDRVPAGTLSLPLIKEGENEETIIHVDELFCRVEDCIRGKKAFPGTNDLRYHVKHYHNVNVARPGTGRPKPEAVKAAVKFFKNIIEGPPSEPAPSPSESTSPEPTTPPGHTKPPFPLTKKGTVSCAAMQRWCKDNGHAVPCPSCAAKGLRAKDCCKNEGHCDNFSLFDPNSLPTDAE
- a CDS encoding PT repeat family protein (COG:S;~EggNog:ENOG410PSRA;~InterPro:IPR013783,IPR014756) is translated as MAAKKENVTIALHRSSDSIPLYLAGTFTNPQWQPVKLTVKRPPQSEDWIYSRKMKLSPGQYQYRFCEGEGEDAVWFHDEGAKQVSGDNGIVNVLNVGDLAAEEEPMTNGEKSVSEPEVQRNGSNRPNGTEAEPVEETKPVENGHSEEVPEVPAEEVPTTNGTNGVHTEEAASEEPVTETVESTTNGTEAPAAEEPAQEPAVEPVQEPSTNGTIEAPTAEEPAAEEPAEKAIAEEKPATEAPAAELAIEEPAQEPIESATSVEAPTKEETPAVEEPAAATEAAAEPETAQEPAAAEVEEPVKEADDVKVETVEEPSTEAKEEPLQAPVAEEPVKEAPVEETPAEEPAAKVEEPAAEEPTTETEAPAESVEETKEDEPTPAPEEKPVAEEPVEAEPTKEGSTEPVAEAPAAKEPVQERKPEEPVAKESAPAAEEAAEPVKEEAVAEEPAAEAPVEEKQDDPVVEAVKEEPVAEAPVEEKQEPVAEPVVEPATQEPAAEASVEEKQETAEPVAEVTAEAPAEEKQELVAEPAVEAVKEEPVTEAAEEPTPAAPVEETPKPTAEPATEAPAAEAVITKATPAEKVETAEEPVDETLSVDATKEEPEATPDAPVEEPTKEPETVQEPTVETSTEEPTAEEPVPVEEPAKESAVEESVAEAPAAEEPKEIVAEEPAIEEPTVEAPAAETTTEAPVAEEPAVETTTDEASKKEVPAPAAETIEAVPEPAAEKQEPEEPVEAPVQTTNEAPLESTTEPEQPIAEEPIAEEKVVEEPAKEEPAKEEPVAEPVVEQVTEVSAKEELVATEPATETAEPVVDTPAPEEPVVESAHSEGSAVEAIKTEEAVPEPEPAVEETTETASKDSLQEPNGHPVEQRDTVPEAQEAGSSEPTQESTPAEEDANKDSSILTPETLGVGAAAAATAGAAIAAGVAVAHKKSEAAAPEIKDSEAKAADSKQDAPAAQEPEPSARAAEPEPSSKPEVEAAAESTTESTTTEAANKAGDVSTGNTNRSVTTATAVSLNHGDSWLKSIVRSVFSNLFGALFSPFRSSGKTEQ
- a CDS encoding putative oxalate/formate antiporter (COG:G;~EggNog:ENOG410QDAM;~InterPro:IPR020846,IPR011701,IPR036259;~PFAM:PF07690;~TransMembrane:12 (i30-53o73-93i100-119o125-146i158-183o189-209i238-260o266-284i296-315o321-341i362-380o392-413i);~go_function: GO:0022857 - transmembrane transporter activity [Evidence IEA];~go_process: GO:0055085 - transmembrane transport [Evidence IEA]), which produces MTTKECDATPAEASGPVIEDDKYPEGGLRAWLVVLGSWCAMIPSMGLLNSLGILHAWTAGHQLSNYTESSIGWIYGAYGFFLYIGSAQVGPIFDAYGPNYVIIPGSIGIVVAMVCLSFSKEYYQIFLSFSVLGGFSACLLFTPAIAAVGHWFNIRRGLATGIACTAGGLGGVIFPIIILFAAPRIGFPWAMRIIALVSAVLCLAACFLIRTRLPLNKKAGGAVDLKALKDVHYASTTVAVFLVEFAVFIPITYIASYAVYIGMNDTLAYALIALLNLGAIPGRFLPGLLADKLGRFNVMICTALVCSILTLALWLKAGDNTAAIICYAVLFGFWSGAAISLTPVCISQVCKTEDLGKRNGTTFAISSIGTLTGIPIAGAIQERDHGSYRGLIIFGGVMYLAATVAFVVARGFCRNWVLWVKF